From Bdellovibrionota bacterium, one genomic window encodes:
- the raiA gene encoding ribosome-associated translation inhibitor RaiA — protein MKCEFTYIKVEGSEHVEGHAQTLLSKVEKFMTGPIKGHFTFSQEKFNHKVVLTLTAKNIYYKAEAKDENFYSAIEDAVEKMHKQLHKKMSKVKNHKIKHPAKELNNLISLEDYREMVQTRRKLG, from the coding sequence ATGAAATGTGAATTTACATACATCAAGGTAGAGGGATCGGAGCATGTGGAAGGCCATGCGCAAACGCTCTTAAGTAAAGTTGAAAAGTTTATGACCGGGCCAATAAAAGGACACTTCACATTTTCTCAGGAAAAATTTAATCACAAAGTGGTCCTCACGCTGACGGCCAAAAATATTTATTATAAAGCCGAAGCCAAAGACGAAAATTTTTATAGCGCAATCGAAGACGCCGTAGAAAAAATGCATAAGCAATTGCATAAGAAAATGTCGAAAGTAAAGAACCACAAGATCAAGCATCCAGCCAAGGAATTAAATAATTTGATTTCTCTGGAAGACTACCGTGAAATGGTTCAAACGAGACGCAAATTAGGTTGA
- a CDS encoding cell envelope biogenesis protein OmpA: MKKLILLSVVTLSLVGCSSSPKLYPNQKLQSVGKEQAEADIEKCKELADNYLESSKGKQVAKGAGSGAIVGAAVGGAFGLLTGNFGRGLGQGAVMGGAGGAAGGAISPDQLKRNFVNKCLAERGYEVIGWD, encoded by the coding sequence ATGAAAAAACTAATATTATTATCTGTAGTGACCCTGTCTTTGGTTGGCTGTTCGTCTTCGCCAAAGCTTTATCCGAATCAGAAACTTCAGTCTGTAGGTAAAGAGCAGGCAGAAGCGGATATCGAAAAGTGTAAGGAACTAGCGGACAATTACTTGGAGTCTAGTAAGGGAAAGCAAGTGGCAAAGGGTGCTGGTAGCGGGGCCATAGTAGGTGCTGCCGTCGGTGGAGCCTTCGGTCTGCTAACCGGAAATTTCGGTAGAGGTTTAGGGCAAGGTGCAGTCATGGGCGGCGCTGGTGGTGCAGCGGGTGGAGCGATTTCACCGGATCAACTCAAGCGTAATTTCGTCAATAAGTGTCTCGCAGAGAGAGGTTACGAAGTCATTGGTTGGGATTAG
- the rpoN gene encoding RNA polymerase factor sigma-54, whose product MNQKLSLKQTTELRMTPQLQQAIKLLQLSRLELEKAIRKEIEENPVLEEASDGAGDQAEKVAKSEDPTAESTPDLDPRKQEEFDWESYVENQNKPSPVAQGQDFDEIMNYENMITATQTLYEYLMWQVNLFGFNDEERAIAAILVNYIDDDGYIKTPFDQIAEEEGIPVKELEEILPFIHEFDPPGVGARNLQECLLIQAKHLQEDTNDLVDLITNHIKDLEKKNYDKIAKSIGREIGDVVEMCKIIYEMEPKPGRAFMPPETIYVTPDVYVAQVGDEFIISLNEDGLPRLRVSNLYKNILSGKAENNVTQDYIKEKLKSAVWLIKSIHQRQRTIYKVTESIVKHQREFFEKGAAFIKPMILRDIANDVGIHESTVSRVTTSKYVHTPQGIFELKYFFNSGVSKTDGDSLASESVKLKIKDLVTKENNKKPLSDQEIVNKLKAEGIQIARRTVAKYRDALNILPSSKRKKMF is encoded by the coding sequence ATGAATCAGAAGTTGAGTTTAAAGCAGACTACAGAACTAAGGATGACCCCTCAGTTACAGCAGGCTATTAAACTTTTACAGCTGTCTCGCCTTGAGCTTGAAAAAGCAATCAGAAAAGAGATCGAAGAAAATCCCGTATTGGAAGAAGCCTCTGACGGCGCTGGTGATCAAGCAGAAAAAGTGGCAAAGAGTGAAGATCCCACTGCGGAATCAACTCCAGATTTAGATCCAAGAAAACAAGAAGAATTTGATTGGGAATCTTACGTTGAAAATCAAAACAAGCCTTCGCCCGTAGCGCAAGGCCAAGATTTTGATGAGATCATGAATTACGAAAACATGATCACGGCGACGCAAACTCTCTATGAATATTTGATGTGGCAAGTGAATCTCTTTGGCTTCAATGATGAAGAACGCGCCATTGCTGCGATTCTGGTGAATTACATTGATGATGATGGATACATTAAAACTCCATTTGACCAGATCGCAGAAGAAGAGGGAATTCCGGTAAAAGAACTTGAAGAAATCCTCCCCTTCATTCACGAATTCGATCCACCAGGAGTGGGCGCAAGAAACCTGCAAGAATGTCTATTGATCCAAGCAAAGCATTTGCAAGAAGATACGAATGATCTTGTGGATCTCATTACAAATCACATCAAAGATTTAGAAAAAAAGAACTATGACAAGATTGCAAAATCGATCGGAAGAGAAATCGGCGACGTTGTCGAAATGTGCAAGATCATTTATGAAATGGAGCCAAAGCCAGGAAGAGCATTTATGCCTCCGGAGACTATTTATGTGACTCCAGATGTGTATGTTGCACAAGTGGGCGATGAGTTTATTATTTCATTAAACGAAGACGGTCTTCCGCGTTTAAGAGTTTCCAATTTATACAAGAACATCTTATCCGGAAAAGCTGAGAACAACGTGACTCAAGATTATATCAAAGAAAAACTAAAGAGCGCGGTGTGGTTGATTAAATCTATTCATCAGAGACAAAGAACCATCTACAAGGTGACAGAAAGTATTGTTAAGCACCAAAGAGAGTTCTTTGAAAAGGGTGCGGCCTTCATTAAGCCCATGATCTTAAGAGACATTGCTAATGATGTGGGAATCCATGAGTCGACAGTATCGAGAGTGACTACTTCTAAATACGTTCATACTCCTCAAGGAATTTTTGAATTAAAATACTTCTTTAATTCTGGAGTGTCGAAAACAGACGGCGATTCACTGGCTTCTGAATCTGTGAAATTAAAAATCAAAGATTTAGTGACTAAAGAAAACAACAAAAAGCCACTCTCTGATCAAGAGATCGTAAATAAGTTGAAAGCGGAAGGTATCCAAATCGCTCGTAGAACTGTAGCGAAGTACCGTGATGCTCTCAATATTTTACCATCCAGCAAACGCAAGAAAATGTTCTAA
- the lptB gene encoding LPS export ABC transporter ATP-binding protein, whose translation MTEEKSKLTAVKLNKSFKARKVVSDVSFSVESGEIVGLLGPNGAGKTTSFYMVAGLVKPDDGEVFINDKAIQDQPMFQRAREGLSYLAQEPSIFRRLTVEENILVSLEAQGFRGAERRKRLDALIENFKLGHVRESIGMALSGGERRRVEIARALASRPKFLLLDEPFAGIDPIAVGDIQKLISELKDTGIGVLITDHNVRETLRICQRAYILKDGAIQVSGSSEEITNSPVARKFYLGENFTL comes from the coding sequence ATGACTGAAGAAAAAAGTAAACTGACAGCAGTAAAATTAAATAAATCTTTCAAAGCTAGAAAAGTTGTTTCCGATGTTTCTTTTTCGGTGGAATCGGGTGAGATCGTAGGATTGCTAGGACCTAACGGTGCTGGTAAAACCACCAGCTTTTACATGGTGGCAGGTCTTGTAAAGCCGGATGACGGAGAGGTTTTTATCAATGATAAAGCCATCCAAGATCAACCCATGTTTCAGAGAGCACGTGAAGGTTTGAGTTATCTTGCGCAGGAACCTAGTATTTTTAGAAGACTCACGGTTGAAGAGAATATTTTGGTTTCCCTTGAAGCTCAGGGATTTCGGGGAGCAGAAAGAAGAAAGCGTTTAGATGCGCTGATTGAAAATTTCAAATTGGGACACGTTAGAGAAAGTATCGGAATGGCACTTTCTGGTGGTGAAAGAAGAAGAGTCGAAATCGCAAGAGCACTTGCTTCTAGACCAAAGTTCTTATTGCTGGACGAACCTTTTGCGGGGATTGATCCCATTGCCGTCGGAGACATTCAAAAATTAATTTCGGAACTCAAAGACACAGGAATTGGGGTCTTGATTACTGACCATAACGTACGAGAAACTTTGAGAATATGTCAAAGGGCATATATACTTAAAGACGGTGCTATACAGGTTTCAGGGTCCAGTGAGGAGATCACAAATTCACCAGTGGCTAGGAAATTCTATTTGGGCGAGAATTTTACACTATAG
- the lptC gene encoding LPS export ABC transporter periplasmic protein LptC, giving the protein MKLLNKLSNKFKSKIFYRYMIPILMLGIVVEILIIAPAKIEKSKDLALDADIPSVATDQNQQVMLGVHLVETHETGKDWELWAEKAYNFKDDGSWVIEKVKIRIFGQQDGSSQKNTYYDVTGERGQIDPKKKNIVIDGGEGDVQTLTSNGYLLKTKKVIYDTDMKQIRSDSEIKMFGPEIKGESRLELTGYGMLTDLKTNELKILDNIKAKKTLKQGQLVTVSSQTASFNSENYVAQFHKNVVADYGPYRVTGQQAKLEVDPKYHNVDLVTISDQVRLSDIQRWAVADKVAIYTQSRKMVLSGSPRLIQNNNELSGQEITFFEETQQIQVKKPKARFDKDTKGL; this is encoded by the coding sequence ATGAAGTTACTGAATAAGTTATCGAACAAATTTAAGAGTAAAATCTTTTACAGATATATGATTCCAATTTTGATGCTAGGAATAGTTGTCGAAATTTTAATCATTGCTCCTGCAAAAATCGAAAAGAGCAAAGACCTTGCTCTGGATGCAGACATTCCATCAGTGGCAACAGACCAAAATCAGCAAGTAATGCTGGGAGTGCATCTTGTTGAGACACATGAGACTGGAAAAGACTGGGAGCTTTGGGCAGAAAAAGCATACAACTTTAAAGACGACGGAAGTTGGGTCATTGAAAAAGTAAAGATCAGAATTTTTGGTCAGCAAGATGGTTCGAGTCAAAAAAATACTTATTATGATGTGACTGGCGAAAGGGGACAAATCGATCCAAAGAAGAAAAATATTGTGATTGATGGCGGAGAGGGAGATGTGCAAACCCTTACTTCAAATGGCTACCTCTTGAAAACTAAAAAAGTTATCTATGATACAGACATGAAGCAGATTCGCAGTGACTCGGAGATCAAAATGTTTGGCCCCGAAATCAAAGGAGAATCTCGTTTGGAATTGACGGGCTACGGAATGCTCACGGATTTAAAAACAAATGAATTAAAAATTCTAGACAATATCAAAGCAAAGAAAACTCTAAAACAAGGTCAATTGGTGACAGTTTCGAGTCAGACTGCCTCATTCAACTCTGAAAACTACGTTGCGCAATTTCACAAAAATGTTGTGGCGGATTATGGCCCATACCGCGTAACTGGACAACAGGCGAAGCTTGAAGTAGATCCTAAGTATCACAACGTAGATTTAGTCACAATTTCAGACCAAGTGAGGCTCTCTGATATCCAGAGATGGGCAGTGGCAGATAAAGTAGCAATTTACACTCAAAGCCGAAAAATGGTCTTGAGTGGATCACCTAGATTGATTCAAAATAATAACGAGCTTTCGGGCCAAGAGATTACATTCTTCGAAGAAACTCAACAGATTCAGGTGAAAAAACCTAAAGCCCGTTTTGATAAAGACACAAAAGGTCTTTAG
- a CDS encoding GYF domain-containing protein: MSLIWYIYFNDVVSGPFSTESVEAGLDQKKWSNQALIWWKGQRDWVSIDVWRKDLSTILESLRNNIQTVAWYAEYLGTQKGPMNSKELQNFVQTNGIIGSCRVWHVGMDRWMSIFEIPELVTYFGITRRKHPRAPFKGDLLLKKASDINDTLIAHAGSISAGGMGVRGLETVRTGEDVNLQLKSPLLEQGIQTNAVVVYKDLGGYTGLEFRDLPKEFESIIVDYVNQFNA, encoded by the coding sequence ATGAGTCTCATCTGGTATATTTATTTTAATGATGTCGTAAGCGGACCGTTCTCAACTGAGAGCGTTGAAGCTGGCTTGGATCAAAAAAAATGGTCTAATCAAGCTCTTATCTGGTGGAAAGGTCAGCGCGACTGGGTTTCTATCGATGTTTGGCGTAAAGACTTAAGTACAATCTTAGAAAGTCTCAGAAACAATATTCAAACAGTGGCGTGGTACGCAGAATATCTAGGAACACAAAAAGGTCCCATGAATTCTAAAGAACTTCAAAACTTTGTTCAAACCAATGGAATCATTGGCAGCTGCCGTGTATGGCATGTAGGAATGGATCGCTGGATGAGTATTTTTGAAATTCCAGAGCTTGTTACTTATTTTGGAATTACTCGCAGAAAACATCCAAGAGCTCCGTTCAAAGGTGATTTGCTACTTAAAAAAGCAAGTGACATCAATGATACTCTTATTGCACATGCAGGATCTATCAGTGCAGGCGGAATGGGCGTAAGAGGTTTAGAAACAGTGCGAACTGGCGAGGATGTGAATCTTCAACTGAAAAGTCCACTTCTTGAACAAGGAATTCAAACGAATGCTGTTGTCGTGTATAAAGATCTTGGCGGCTACACAGGTCTCGAGTTCAGAGATCTTCCAAAAGAATTTGAATCTATCATTGTAGATTACGTAAATCAGTTCAACGCCTAG
- a CDS encoding HNH endonuclease signature motif containing protein — MTYKHLSDIDLEISLKQSVADETHHKIIVLHKLAELERRRLYSKNYPSLFEYCVKVLKYSSASAQRRIDSMRAMKLIPELEEKIISGDLNLSSISQAQSFFRQEAKVGKSYSVIEKKEILEKLENKSSRECIQELITISPQSVPQEKRRELTVNKTELKVVLNKDLISKLDKIKALMSHKNPSMTDQELIEAMAEIVIQKIDPIEKANRAKIRKQKNNTPQLPIEEVKKQQSKNILETKPSGSRLDASSLKNRQSRTSVSHTRYIPSTIKHAVYKRDKGQCTHKSCNSNKFLEYDHITPIAMGGKTTIQNLRLLCRTHNQRAAIEKFGFQKMQPYLNFKIQNL; from the coding sequence ATGACCTATAAACACTTATCAGATATCGATCTAGAAATATCACTTAAACAATCTGTAGCCGATGAAACTCATCATAAAATTATTGTTCTTCATAAATTAGCAGAACTAGAAAGAAGAAGACTTTATTCTAAGAACTATCCTTCACTCTTTGAGTATTGCGTGAAAGTGTTAAAATATTCTAGTGCTTCCGCTCAAAGAAGGATTGATTCCATGAGAGCCATGAAGTTGATTCCGGAATTAGAAGAAAAGATCATTTCAGGGGATTTGAATTTATCTTCTATATCTCAAGCGCAAAGCTTTTTTAGACAAGAGGCTAAAGTAGGCAAAAGCTATTCGGTAATAGAAAAGAAAGAAATCTTAGAAAAATTAGAAAACAAGTCTTCTCGAGAATGCATCCAAGAATTGATAACGATTTCCCCGCAAAGCGTTCCTCAAGAGAAAAGAAGAGAACTAACCGTTAATAAGACTGAGCTTAAGGTGGTTTTAAATAAAGATCTCATCTCAAAGTTAGATAAGATCAAAGCTCTTATGTCCCATAAAAACCCAAGTATGACAGATCAAGAGCTAATCGAAGCAATGGCAGAGATTGTAATACAAAAGATAGATCCAATTGAAAAAGCTAACAGAGCAAAGATTAGAAAACAGAAAAATAACACGCCTCAGCTTCCGATAGAGGAAGTAAAAAAACAACAGAGTAAAAATATTCTTGAGACCAAGCCCTCAGGGTCGAGACTGGATGCCTCGAGTCTCAAGAATCGACAATCACGGACGAGCGTCAGTCATACTAGATACATCCCATCCACGATAAAGCACGCAGTCTACAAGAGAGACAAAGGCCAGTGCACACACAAGAGTTGCAACTCAAACAAGTTCCTCGAATACGACCACATCACACCAATCGCAATGGGCGGTAAAACCACCATCCAAAATCTAAGATTATTGTGCAGAACCCACAACCAA